The following DNA comes from candidate division KSB1 bacterium.
CAGGCACCATTTACATCACTAATGGCGACTCGGACGACTGGCTGTACGGCGAGCAGACGCAGAAGAACAAGATTTTTGCCTTCACGCCGGAGGTGGGGGTCCAGTTTCACCCCGACACCTCACGCATCATGCAGGAGATTTTGGAGAATTTGGGGCCAAACCTGTATATCTGCTATGCGGCAGGCGAGGAGCCCATCATCACCCACACGCCCCTGCGCGACACAGAAGACACAACTGGTCCCTATCGCGTTGAGGCCAAGGTCTCGCCTGCTATTCCCCTGAGTACCACTGCGCCGTCGCCCATCGTCAGAGAAGCAGTGTGGCTGCACTTTGCCATAGATGGACAGGCCAGCTTCGACTCCGTGGCGATGCTCCCTCAGGGCGAACAGGGCGTCTTTGCAGCGCAGCTTCCAGGCCAAGAGTCAGGCGCAACCGTCGTCTATTACATTTCAGCCAGAGATGAGAAAGGTCAAGTGGGCAGAGCACCACGGGCTGCGCCCACAGCTCTCTACCGGTTCACGGTGGCTCCAGATACGGTGCCGCCGACGTTGGCGCACCTGCCTATCACTGAAAAGTCGGTCTTTGACCGAGCCTACCCGGTCGTAGTGCAGGCCAGAGACAACTCGGGCATCGCGAGGATTCTGGTACAGTTCCGCAAGAACGGTGGCCCATTGGACTCGCTGCGGCTGGTACCCACTGGCCTCCCTGAGCAATATCGCGCCGAAATTTTGGCACAGAACCCCGCGGCGGGCGACCACTGGGAATACCGCATTGTCGCAGAGGACGCTTCGCGGCGCAGAAACCGAGGCTTTCTTCCGGAGTTTGGCTTTTTCACATTCGTGGTTACCGCGGACCTGCTGTTCGACTTTGAAAGCGAGGCAGCCTTTACCTGCTCCAACTCGAGTGATTGGCAGTGGGGGATCCCCACCAGCGGTCCACGGGCCGCCCATTCAGGGCACAACGTCTGGGCCACCAACCTGGCCGGGAACTATCGCGACTACTCCGACTCGCGCCTTGACACGCCACCAATTGAGCTCCCCTCTCATGCGAGTTCAGTGCAGTTGCGCTTCTGGCACTGGTATGAGTTTGAATACTCCGGAGCCCTGTGGGACGGGGGCAACATCAAGATCTCCGTGGACGGCGGACCTTTTGCGCTCGTCTACCCTGTGGGCGGCTACGACAATCAGGTGCATTCCTACAACGCTGTGCTTGGGGGCGAACCCGCATTCGGCGGGCCATCGGGCACCGGCGACTTTTGGCACGAGGAGATAGTCGACCTTTCGGCCTACGCCGGACACAGGGTGCAGATCCGCTTCCACTTCGCCTCCGACTCAGACATCAATCTGGCCGGGTGGTACATCGATGACGTGCGATTGGACTTTGGCACTGCGGTAGTCACGGCCGACGAGTGCTCATCTGGCCAGGCAAAGTTCACGCTAAGTCAGGCGTATCCCAATCCGTTCAATCCTGCCACCACGTTAGTCTTGGAAGTCCCCTTCCGGGACCGCTTGTCCATCCGCGTGGTGGACGTGCTTGGAAAGACAGTACGCAACCTGGGAGAAGCCTATTTTGAGCCAGGCATGCATCGTGTGCGCTGGGACGGGAACGCAGAAGGTGGTACGCCCGTGCCCAGCGGTCTTTATGTGATCGTGGTGCGAGGCAGAGAATTGGGTTTCACGCGAAAGGTTGTCAAACTCGAGTGAGGAGTCGTCAAGACAGCTTCGATGTGGCTCGAATAGAAACTGCTTGATATTTGTCTTGGATTTGCGTATCTTAGGCCACCTTCAAGAAGGGGGCGGCCCGGTGCGATCCTCGACGCCTCGAGGATTGGGCAAGCACAAGGTAGCGTGAGGGACTCGATATGAAACGAACTGTCGCTCTTTTGACCTGCGGCGCAATTCTCCTCGGGCTGTCGGGGTCTCTGCTTAGGGCAACACCCTCTCCCCAATGGCACGCTGACTATGCACGGGGGTTGCAAGCAGCGCGCGAGGGGAGGCTTCAGGAGGCGGTCCAGCATTTCCAGGCGGCTCTCAAGGTCCGTGCCAAGGACAGCGCCAAGCAACGGGCGCAAGGGACTACTTTCATCGAGTATTATCCACACCGCGAGTTGGGCATCTGCTACTACTACCTGGGTGACCTGGAGAATGCGCGTCGCGAGCTATCCACCTCGCTGGCGCAATCACCCACGCCGCGCGCCAAGCGCTTCCTGGAGCTCGTTAATCGGGGGGAACGGCCGCCGAAGGGTGAGCCCCCACCTTACGAAGACTTCCCAGGGAAGGAGCCCTCTGAGCCACCCGCCAGCAAGCCTTCGCAGCCAGAGTCTGCTGCAGCCACTGCAGTGGGTGAGCGTCTGAGCATTGCCGTCCTGCCCTTTGCCAGCAAGGGGATCGGCCGCGAGCTTGGACAAATCGACCTTCTTGATAAGGTGATCACCGAGCTCGTCAACCTCAACCGTTTCAAGGTCATCGAGCGTGCACAGTTGGAAAAGATCCTGGCTGAGCAGCAGTTGGGCATGTCCGGGGTACTGGACGCCTCAACGGCCGCGCAGATCGGCAAGGGGATTGGCGTTGACGCGGTGATG
Coding sequences within:
- a CDS encoding M14 family zinc carboxypeptidase — its product is MHKNAMILAFLGVMAAVAAAGTSVRQLVRVRLVDQEAQVISSFAALAPDIAGSARDGTYVDVIATPEQRAAFARLGLKTETLIDDLEALDKEWRTQGYFDRFHNYQQVVEAIHQAAMRYPGLAQVVDIGDSWEKTQNKADRDIWAVKISDNAAVEEDEPEVLIMGCHHAREIITPEIVLYFMNYLLTNYGTDPYVTYLVDNRQIWLVPLVNPDGHAYVFTTDRWWRKNRRDNGDGSYGVDLNRNYGYMWGYDNQGSSPIPSDQTYRGPAAFSEPEVQAIRDLCLQHRFKISLSYHSYGQLLLYPWGYRAMNTPDHAVFKALADSCVAYNGYSPGNAASGTIYITNGDSDDWLYGEQTQKNKIFAFTPEVGVQFHPDTSRIMQEILENLGPNLYICYAAGEEPIITHTPLRDTEDTTGPYRVEAKVSPAIPLSTTAPSPIVREAVWLHFAIDGQASFDSVAMLPQGEQGVFAAQLPGQESGATVVYYISARDEKGQVGRAPRAAPTALYRFTVAPDTVPPTLAHLPITEKSVFDRAYPVVVQARDNSGIARILVQFRKNGGPLDSLRLVPTGLPEQYRAEILAQNPAAGDHWEYRIVAEDASRRRNRGFLPEFGFFTFVVTADLLFDFESEAAFTCSNSSDWQWGIPTSGPRAAHSGHNVWATNLAGNYRDYSDSRLDTPPIELPSHASSVQLRFWHWYEFEYSGALWDGGNIKISVDGGPFALVYPVGGYDNQVHSYNAVLGGEPAFGGPSGTGDFWHEEIVDLSAYAGHRVQIRFHFASDSDINLAGWYIDDVRLDFGTAVVTADECSSGQAKFTLSQAYPNPFNPATTLVLEVPFRDRLSIRVVDVLGKTVRNLGEAYFEPGMHRVRWDGNAEGGTPVPSGLYVIVVRGRELGFTRKVVKLE
- a CDS encoding FlgO family outer membrane protein, with amino-acid sequence MKRTVALLTCGAILLGLSGSLLRATPSPQWHADYARGLQAAREGRLQEAVQHFQAALKVRAKDSAKQRAQGTTFIEYYPHRELGICYYYLGDLENARRELSTSLAQSPTPRAKRFLELVNRGERPPKGEPPPYEDFPGKEPSEPPASKPSQPESAAATAVGERLSIAVLPFASKGIGRELGQIDLLDKVITELVNLNRFKVIERAQLEKILAEQQLGMSGVLDASTAAQIGKGIGVDAVMIGSITQGGNSVTIDARLIDTETATIISAKDAFVTGISLQSLSQMIAELAGKFRDDFPLATGYVIGLDGDRLTLDLGLSNGLKKGRKCIVYREGAPIVHPVSGKVIGKMIDELCEVQVTEVFDSYSLAHITRTKSGTPALRDRVITK